The following proteins come from a genomic window of Diadema setosum chromosome 20, eeDiaSeto1, whole genome shotgun sequence:
- the LOC140243874 gene encoding cilia- and flagella-associated protein 90-like: protein MSYPGEGKGMSNYGLSQQTPEQQKLLWVEIVGREQRIKGSHLAIKGDPTGTWTGIKDQLPTPDQIAEGITYFNNNKKHEYNSTYDRLFHVKHGYQSKIHRDDREHTRGLNVFEEESNKAVPALTSSAYGHRPPIEMNTRQHARIERVMKGFYRTRGTNLPEYGIDSEHDHVL from the exons ATGTCTTACCCAGGAGAAGGGAAGGGTATGTCAAACTACGGTCTCAGCCAACAAACCCCCGAGCAACAGAAACTCCTCTGGGTGGAAATTGTCGGA agggagcagcgaatcaaaggTAGTCATCTGGCCATCAAAGGTGACCCCACTGGAACCTGGACGGGTATCAAGGACCAACTTCCGACCCCTGACCAGATAGCAGAGGGTATTACCTACTTCAATAACAACAAGAAG CATGAATACAATTCGACTTACGACCGTTTGTTCCACGTGAAACATGGCTACCAGAGCAAGATTCATCGTGATGACCGAGAGCACACCAGAGGACTAAACGTGTTTGAAGAG GAATCGAACAAGGCAGTTCCCGCCCTCACGTCATCAGCGTACGGTCACCGACCTCCCATAGAAATGAACACACGGCAGCACGCGCGAATCGAGCGCGTCATGAAGGGCTTCTACCGCACACGCGGGACGAATTTACCCGAGTACGGCATCGATTCGGAGCACGACCACGTCTTGTGA